From Acidobacteriota bacterium, a single genomic window includes:
- a CDS encoding thymidylate synthase: MLSTLSTPETFTREETAALAPYFGNCDKPVFVLTNLPEAVKGALFARYSRSPKSARRLFLDEFLDSVEPGAGGTVPGPGKSRAESLYHRVFVQYGDDSVAQLGGAHIACEGVSNLLTKVLERGRLMSYLEQSTRYVPYTDRPGGRWKYVVPSELEDDSDRRAFEETLDRAFETYARWIDPMQRHYSIRHPRTAKDSEAVYRAVIRAKALDTLRGLLPAATRSNVGIYGSGQAYEALLLRMRAHPLSETREVADLMLPELRKVLPEFLERIDLPDRGGAWTEYLRDRARETRILSDSMAGQADRKARPQVVLSDFDPEGEVKVVAAALYPATQLPLDRLLAVAGSMTAADRARVLRTYVGERKNRRHRPGRAFEHATYTFDVISDYGAFRDLQRHRMLTLDWQELTTQHGYAPPPEAVTEVGALGDWKRVMDDSAALYERLARKYSSTVAQYAVSMAFRIRFYMRMNAREAMHVIELRTSPQGHPSYRRICREMWKSIDVEAGHGAIADAMTFANPSSVELERLASERALDRKRAAQEHAP; this comes from the coding sequence GTGCTCTCGACGCTTTCGACCCCTGAGACGTTTACGCGCGAGGAGACCGCCGCTCTAGCACCGTACTTCGGCAACTGCGACAAGCCGGTCTTCGTCCTGACCAACCTGCCGGAAGCGGTCAAGGGAGCCCTCTTCGCGCGCTATTCGCGGTCACCGAAGTCGGCGCGCCGGCTCTTTCTCGACGAGTTCCTCGACAGTGTCGAGCCCGGTGCCGGCGGGACAGTGCCCGGTCCCGGCAAGAGCCGCGCCGAGAGCCTGTACCACCGGGTGTTCGTTCAGTACGGCGACGACTCGGTGGCGCAGCTCGGCGGCGCGCACATCGCCTGCGAGGGTGTCTCCAACCTCCTTACGAAGGTGCTCGAGCGCGGCCGGCTGATGTCCTACCTCGAGCAATCCACGCGTTACGTGCCGTACACGGATCGGCCCGGCGGTCGCTGGAAGTACGTCGTCCCGTCGGAGCTCGAGGACGACTCGGACCGCCGGGCGTTCGAAGAGACGCTGGACCGAGCATTCGAAACGTATGCGCGCTGGATCGATCCGATGCAGCGGCACTACAGCATTCGGCACCCACGCACTGCGAAGGACTCCGAGGCCGTCTACCGGGCCGTCATCCGCGCCAAGGCGCTCGATACGCTGCGTGGTCTTCTGCCGGCCGCCACGCGGTCGAACGTCGGCATCTACGGTTCCGGCCAGGCGTACGAGGCACTCCTGCTCAGGATGCGCGCCCATCCGCTGTCCGAGACGCGTGAGGTGGCCGACCTGATGCTCCCCGAGCTCAGAAAGGTCCTCCCCGAGTTCCTGGAGCGCATTGATCTACCTGATCGGGGTGGCGCATGGACCGAATACCTGCGTGACCGTGCTCGCGAAACCCGAATTTTGTCCGACAGCATGGCGGGACAGGCCGACCGAAAGGCACGCCCCCAGGTTGTTCTGAGCGATTTCGATCCGGAGGGCGAGGTCAAGGTGGTGGCTGCTGCACTGTACCCTGCGACCCAGCTTCCTCTTGACCGACTTCTTGCCGTCGCAGGCTCGATGACAGCGGCGGATCGCGCCCGCGTACTGAGAACCTACGTCGGTGAGCGGAAGAACCGCCGGCACCGCCCCGGCCGGGCCTTCGAACACGCCACCTACACGTTCGACGTGATCTCGGACTACGGGGCGTTCAGGGATCTGCAACGCCACCGGATGCTGACTCTCGACTGGCAGGAGTTGACGACGCAGCACGGTTATGCGCCGCCTCCTGAAGCAGTCACGGAAGTGGGTGCGCTCGGCGACTGGAAGCGTGTGATGGACGACTCCGCGGCGCTTTACGAACGTCTGGCGCGGAAGTACTCGTCCACCGTCGCACAGTACGCCGTGTCGATGGCGTTCCGCATCCGCTTCTACATGCGCATGAACGCACGGGAGGCGATGCACGTCATCGAGCTCAGAACCTCACCACAGGGACACCCATCGTACCGGCGCATCTGTCGAGAGATGTGGAAGTCCATCGACGTCGAGGCGGGGCACGGCGCCATCGCCGACGCGATGACTTTCGCGAATCCCTCGAGCGTCGAACTCGAGCGGCTCGCTTCCGAGCGCGCCCTCGACAGGAAGCGGGCGGCACAAGAACACGCGCCCTGA
- a CDS encoding tetratricopeptide repeat protein: MSVVSADFIRRFTEVAKAPSPDLAPAALAIARIEYPQLDASRYLRALDRMGAAAADRIAALGEDADLLRRIAGISSYLFKEQGFAGNRKHYDDPRNSFLNNVIDRRTGIPITLALVYIEVSRRAGLQTDGVNFPGHFLLRVQPGGADAPLEEDQVIVDPFHGGAILSELDCSKLLRSHAGDEVAFDRRMLMRATKPEIIVRMLVNLKRIYVRMRSFPQAHAITELLLALDPSATTELRDRGLLAYHLNDYPAALRDLEAYLRFSSRGRVGGSERSEDDSSDNDEHKEIWEHVKALRRRVANLN, encoded by the coding sequence ATGAGCGTGGTCTCCGCGGACTTCATCCGACGCTTCACCGAAGTCGCCAAGGCTCCGTCTCCCGATCTGGCGCCGGCCGCTCTGGCCATCGCCCGCATCGAGTACCCGCAGCTTGACGCGTCGCGCTACCTGCGGGCGCTCGACCGGATGGGCGCCGCGGCGGCGGACCGCATCGCGGCCCTGGGCGAGGACGCCGACCTGCTGCGGCGCATCGCGGGAATCAGTTCCTATCTGTTCAAGGAGCAGGGGTTCGCCGGTAACCGCAAGCACTACGACGACCCGCGGAACAGCTTCCTCAACAACGTCATCGATCGCCGCACCGGCATCCCGATCACCCTGGCTCTCGTCTACATCGAGGTGTCCCGGCGGGCCGGCCTGCAAACCGACGGCGTGAACTTTCCCGGTCACTTTCTGCTCCGCGTACAGCCGGGCGGCGCGGACGCCCCGCTCGAGGAGGACCAGGTCATCGTGGATCCCTTCCACGGCGGCGCCATCCTCTCCGAACTCGACTGCAGCAAGTTGCTGCGGTCCCACGCGGGCGACGAGGTCGCGTTCGACCGCCGGATGCTGATGCGAGCCACCAAGCCGGAGATCATCGTCCGCATGCTGGTCAACCTGAAGCGCATCTACGTCCGCATGCGCTCGTTCCCGCAAGCGCACGCGATCACCGAGCTGCTGCTGGCCCTCGACCCTTCGGCCACGACGGAGCTGCGCGACCGCGGCCTGCTGGCCTACCACCTGAACGACTACCCCGCCGCGCTGCGGGACCTGGAGGCGTACCTGCGGTTCTCCTCGCGCGGGAGGGTCGGAGGCAGCGAGAGAAGCGAGGACGACTCGAGCGACAACGACGAGCACAAGGAGATCTGGGAGCACGTGAAGGCACTGCGGAGGCGCGTCGCGAACCTGAACTAG
- the def gene encoding peptide deformylase: MSILKVARMGHPVLRRPTPPLDPADLGSRAVQQLIDDMFETMNEYAGIGLAAPQVHQSLRLFVAGVDDPDGGLPPVVMINPEIEPLGMAEEEDWEGCLSIPDIRGRVPRSVEIRVRCLDRHGAPQRITANGFAARVIQHETDHLDGVLFLDRMGSFESLTFLTEYDRYWHKDGESGG; encoded by the coding sequence ATGTCCATCCTGAAAGTGGCGCGCATGGGCCACCCGGTCCTCCGCCGGCCCACGCCGCCGCTCGACCCGGCCGACCTCGGCTCCCGGGCCGTCCAGCAACTCATCGACGACATGTTCGAGACGATGAACGAGTACGCCGGCATCGGCCTGGCCGCTCCGCAGGTGCACCAGAGCCTGCGGCTGTTCGTGGCGGGCGTGGACGACCCGGACGGCGGCCTGCCGCCGGTGGTGATGATCAACCCGGAGATCGAGCCCCTCGGCATGGCCGAGGAAGAGGACTGGGAGGGCTGCCTGAGCATCCCGGACATCCGGGGCCGCGTGCCGCGCTCGGTGGAGATCCGGGTCCGGTGCCTCGATCGTCACGGCGCGCCGCAGCGCATCACCGCCAACGGCTTCGCCGCCCGCGTGATCCAGCACGAGACCGACCACCTCGACGGCGTGCTGTTTCTCGACCGGATGGGTTCGTTCGAGAGCCTGACCTTTCTCACCGAGTACGACCGCTACTGGCACAAGGACGGCGAATCCGGCGGGTAG
- a CDS encoding sulfurtransferase has protein sequence MENPKGYANPELLMTPRELAGRMHIVTADGVWSETPEHGQDAVRGPVPVLLDLRPAEQFSSGHIPGAAHLDLFGLSLVDTDPAPLAAFLWIIAHLLTARGVDAGRPVVVYDDQSGIRAARAFWFLEFFGHPDARLLDGGFGAWERKRLPVTRDAEAPARGTWEVGRDDARLATWREVSERLERRDVAILDTRSDEEYCGTLVRARRGGAIPGAVHVEWTRNLDEAGAFKPAAELRAMYEAAGVTPDKEVVSYCQGGYRAAHGYFALRLLGYPRVRNYLGSWKEWGDREDLPIETPAR, from the coding sequence ATGGAGAACCCGAAGGGCTATGCCAACCCGGAGTTGCTGATGACCCCGCGGGAGCTGGCCGGCCGAATGCACATCGTCACGGCGGACGGCGTGTGGTCGGAGACACCGGAACACGGGCAGGACGCGGTCCGGGGTCCGGTTCCCGTCCTGCTGGACCTGCGCCCCGCCGAGCAGTTCTCGTCCGGTCACATCCCCGGCGCCGCGCACCTGGATCTCTTCGGCCTGAGCCTCGTCGACACCGATCCGGCGCCGCTCGCGGCGTTCCTGTGGATCATCGCGCACCTGCTCACCGCGCGGGGCGTCGACGCCGGCCGCCCGGTCGTCGTCTACGACGATCAGTCGGGAATCCGCGCCGCCCGCGCCTTCTGGTTTCTCGAGTTCTTCGGCCACCCGGACGCGCGGCTCCTCGACGGCGGCTTCGGGGCCTGGGAACGGAAGCGGCTTCCCGTGACCCGGGACGCGGAAGCGCCTGCGCGCGGGACCTGGGAAGTCGGGCGGGACGATGCGCGTCTCGCCACCTGGCGAGAGGTCAGCGAACGCCTGGAGCGCCGGGACGTGGCGATTCTCGATACCCGCAGCGACGAGGAGTACTGCGGCACGCTGGTGCGCGCCCGGCGCGGGGGCGCCATCCCGGGCGCCGTTCACGTCGAGTGGACACGCAACCTGGACGAGGCGGGCGCCTTCAAGCCGGCCGCCGAGCTGCGGGCGATGTACGAGGCCGCCGGCGTCACTCCCGACAAGGAGGTCGTCTCCTACTGCCAGGGCGGCTACCGCGCCGCGCACGGCTACTTCGCGCTGCGGCTGCTGGGCTACCCGCGGGTCCGGAACTACCTCGGGTCGTGGAAGGAGTGGGGCGACCGCGAGGACCTGCCGATAGAGACGCCGGCGCGCTGA
- a CDS encoding MBL fold metallo-hydrolase, producing MRVTLIEGFNPGPYTGAGNNTYLLSGLEPTLIDAATGQTRHLAALDEALGGSALSRVLVTHAHPDHASGAPHLASRWTGAGFFKLPWPERDGEYRVDWRPLVDGDVVHAGDGALRVLHTPGHAPDHVCFLDEADDTLFCGDLLIQGGTVVVPGSYGGNLTDYLASLARVRELRPARVLPAHGPEIDDVTALIDEYVAHRRRRDEQILSALREGHTTHAAVVRVVYPDLATELLGAAGESVLAHLLKLEADGAVRRHDATWEAV from the coding sequence GTGAGAGTCACGCTGATCGAGGGGTTCAACCCGGGCCCCTATACCGGGGCCGGCAACAACACCTATCTGCTCTCGGGCCTTGAACCTACCCTGATCGACGCCGCTACCGGGCAGACCCGCCATCTGGCTGCGCTCGACGAGGCGCTCGGGGGGTCCGCGCTCTCGCGCGTGCTCGTGACCCACGCGCACCCGGACCACGCGTCCGGCGCGCCGCATCTCGCGTCCCGCTGGACCGGCGCGGGGTTCTTCAAGCTGCCCTGGCCGGAGCGCGACGGCGAGTACCGGGTCGACTGGCGGCCGCTGGTCGACGGCGATGTCGTGCACGCCGGGGACGGCGCCTTGCGGGTGCTGCACACGCCGGGCCACGCGCCGGATCACGTCTGCTTCCTCGACGAGGCGGACGACACGCTCTTCTGCGGCGACCTGCTGATTCAGGGCGGCACGGTGGTGGTGCCCGGCAGCTACGGCGGCAACCTGACGGACTACCTGGCGTCGCTGGCGCGCGTGCGCGAGTTGCGGCCGGCCCGCGTGCTGCCGGCGCACGGACCCGAGATCGACGATGTGACGGCGCTCATCGACGAGTACGTCGCCCACCGGCGCCGGCGTGACGAGCAGATCCTGTCGGCGCTGCGCGAGGGTCACACCACGCACGCGGCCGTCGTCCGGGTGGTCTATCCGGATCTGGCAACGGAGCTTCTGGGGGCGGCGGGGGAGAGCGTGCTTGCGCATCTGCTGAAGCTGGAAGCGGACGGCGCCGTCCGACGGCACGACGCGACGTGGGAGGCGGTCTGA
- a CDS encoding NUDIX hydrolase, producing the protein MSDSHVHDPALRFCPSCGGPLAPKRIKAGEPERPVCTQCGHVVYLDPKVAVGTVITDDKGRIALVRRSIEPGYGKWVFPGGYVDRGEVPTVAAVREAREEACLDIRLDGLINIYAYAGAVPIVIVYKASVVGGTLDAADESLEAAWFALDTVPWDDLAFRSTRDALRDHRRGLLHADLV; encoded by the coding sequence GTGAGCGACTCGCACGTCCACGACCCCGCGCTCAGGTTCTGCCCGTCCTGCGGCGGTCCCCTCGCGCCGAAGCGGATCAAGGCGGGCGAGCCGGAACGGCCCGTCTGCACCCAGTGCGGGCACGTCGTCTATCTGGACCCGAAGGTGGCGGTGGGGACCGTGATCACCGACGACAAAGGCCGTATCGCGCTGGTGCGGCGGTCGATAGAGCCGGGCTACGGCAAGTGGGTCTTTCCCGGCGGCTACGTCGACCGCGGTGAGGTGCCGACCGTTGCCGCCGTTCGCGAGGCGCGCGAGGAGGCTTGCCTCGACATCCGGCTCGACGGACTCATCAACATTTACGCGTACGCGGGGGCGGTGCCGATCGTCATCGTCTACAAGGCATCCGTGGTGGGCGGAACGCTCGACGCGGCCGACGAGTCGCTGGAGGCCGCGTGGTTCGCGCTGGACACCGTTCCGTGGGACGATCTCGCCTTCCGGAGCACCCGCGATGCGCTGCGCGACCACCGGCGGGGGCTGCTCCACGCCGATCTGGTCTGA
- the thiI gene encoding tRNA 4-thiouridine(8) synthase ThiI has protein sequence MESVIVHYQEIALKGRNRPWFIDRLASSLRDATADLDVTHVRPLMGRIEMGLGPAADWPAVRERLGRVFGVANFARSRNAGREVDEIAGAILRHLDEPGAGAPERVTSFRVRATRADKTYPLTSPQIEREVGGRIKAARGWRVDLESPDLPISVEILPDRVFYALGKEPGRGGLPTGTSGAVLCLLSGGIDSPVAAYRLMKRGCRVRFVHFHAYPILSRASLDKTQEIADLLTRHQLRSRLYAVRFGEIQQTIVLSAPPPLRVVLYRRMMMRIAERIAGVCGAKALVTGESVGQVASQTIENLAVINDVVTLPVLRPLIGSDKEEITQEARRLGTYPISIIPDQDCCTLFVPRRPATRARLEDVERAERGLQVAELVDRAVAEVERQDFLFPAPAPAAAAGLAAGGGADTAAAPARPG, from the coding sequence ATGGAGTCGGTCATCGTTCACTACCAGGAGATCGCGCTCAAGGGGCGGAACCGACCCTGGTTCATAGACCGGCTCGCGAGCAGCCTGCGCGACGCGACGGCCGATCTCGACGTGACCCATGTGCGCCCGCTCATGGGACGCATCGAGATGGGACTGGGGCCGGCGGCCGACTGGCCGGCGGTCCGCGAGCGGCTCGGCCGGGTCTTCGGCGTGGCGAACTTCGCCCGTTCCCGGAACGCGGGACGAGAGGTCGACGAGATCGCCGGCGCCATTCTCCGGCACCTGGACGAGCCCGGCGCCGGCGCCCCGGAACGGGTGACAAGCTTCCGGGTCCGGGCCACGCGCGCGGACAAGACCTACCCGCTGACTTCGCCGCAGATCGAACGCGAGGTAGGGGGGCGGATCAAGGCGGCGCGGGGCTGGCGCGTCGACCTGGAATCCCCGGACCTTCCCATCAGCGTCGAGATTCTGCCCGACCGCGTGTTCTACGCGCTGGGCAAGGAACCCGGCCGGGGTGGACTGCCGACCGGCACCAGCGGCGCCGTGCTCTGCCTGCTGTCCGGCGGAATCGACTCGCCGGTGGCCGCCTACCGCCTGATGAAGCGGGGCTGCCGGGTGCGGTTCGTGCATTTCCACGCGTACCCGATCCTGTCGCGGGCGTCGCTCGACAAGACGCAGGAGATAGCCGACCTGCTGACGCGCCACCAGTTGCGCTCGCGGCTGTACGCCGTGCGCTTCGGGGAGATCCAGCAGACCATCGTGCTCTCGGCCCCGCCCCCGCTGCGGGTCGTGCTCTACCGGCGGATGATGATGCGGATCGCCGAGCGGATCGCCGGTGTCTGCGGCGCTAAGGCGCTCGTCACGGGGGAGTCGGTGGGGCAGGTGGCGTCGCAGACCATCGAGAACCTGGCCGTGATCAACGACGTCGTCACGCTGCCGGTGCTGCGTCCGCTGATCGGCTCCGACAAGGAGGAGATCACGCAGGAGGCGCGGCGCCTTGGGACGTATCCGATCTCCATCATCCCCGACCAGGACTGCTGCACCCTGTTCGTGCCCCGCCGGCCGGCGACCCGGGCCCGGCTGGAGGACGTCGAGCGCGCGGAGCGGGGTCTGCAGGTGGCCGAGCTGGTCGACAGGGCGGTGGCGGAGGTCGAGCGGCAGGACTTCCTGTTTCCGGCCCCGGCCCCGGCTGCGGCCGCAGGGTTGGCCGCGGGCGGCGGCGCGGACACCGCGGCGGCGCCGGCCCGGCCGGGGTGA
- a CDS encoding carboxypeptidase regulatory-like domain-containing protein — MRHTWKLTLVTLLVLGLASNANAQTTTGGFSGNVVDDSGLVLPGATVTLLQEETGALRNTVTNEVGVFNFAAVQPGPYTVRVELPGFGAYELTGAQLSTNQQYNVGTVELSIAALEETVQVTAQRIVETISSDRSALITEETIDAITVRGRDVTSMLRILPGVGYQPDPDAIGEIVIGSWLPNVGGTRQGWSTVTIDGIPGNDIGLPEVSSHSMNPDAVGEVNVQLTNFTADTGRNGGAQINLVTKAGTNEFSGTAYTYGRSEQFRSEDYFDKQAGIPKPEYRYWTLGANAGGPIVQDKVFFFYSYEQWGVRTPQNLAQLTVPSLAERMGDFSRSFDQSGNLIPVVDPLTGMPFPGNVVPADRINPHGQALLNWYPDPNVEGQSNYNYQFQGQQRAPRINNVTRVDVRPTTSDSIYARFSHWLQPTSSWRGGWEMLERTFTYNDFAVATNYTRVIGDNMVNEFNFGWRHSSEHNPWASSFDINRNRRIDSDTAFPGDDGRDNGGDGSNTRGVVPYTLAQWYPTNNLYGIIPAMSFGAPIPNPANPSWDSRFINYGNDDLFNFYNGLSWTSGRHNFKVGAYVEHLTNIEGKGASALAGRYDFNRDPANPFGTGHPYANALIGAFRSYQENTARLGQLASQWIGNVFVQDKWQPVDRLTLDIGMRFSKYTVFEQANPSASFLPSRFDHMNAAQLYMPTMVDGVRMAMNPNDPTDIRPEVVIGALVPGSPSDNGMVRHDDPQVPAPFQNLPTILLEPRIGFAYDLFGNGRTALRANFGVFHNTQQAGALSWRQALNPPLVATPQVWYNTMYNWETIRQGVLAGTGGIVYPTGTVYGVVTDHRAPTLYSYTAGVQTEIGWQTVLDIAYVGTRATNLPQLWDENTIERGARFLPENQDPTTGLPLPDNFFRPYPGYASIIMTENAGRSQYNALQTQVNRRFTGGLEFSVSYTLSQSKDHTSADILYGARSRVPKYENRDTWSWGLSDFDRTHLLTINYTWDLPDPGGAAGFLLDDWVLSGITQMVSGAPAMVAFSTTDNQDILGGGDLMRRSTNPDGLASIDLVVPANIDRSCDLSAGGGTIDRWFNTDCFSRPGLGEVGNVRKDDLRLPGFYDTGLRLGKRMPIGDGRFFELGWEIYNVFNQVQFRNVDLNAQFDEAGNQVDERFGQVISARPPRTMVFSARYLW, encoded by the coding sequence ATGAGACACACGTGGAAGCTCACTCTCGTCACTCTGCTTGTCCTCGGTCTTGCGTCGAACGCGAATGCGCAGACCACCACCGGCGGGTTCTCCGGCAACGTCGTCGACGACAGCGGCCTGGTCCTGCCGGGCGCGACGGTCACCCTGCTGCAGGAAGAGACCGGCGCGCTGAGAAACACCGTCACGAACGAGGTCGGCGTCTTCAACTTCGCCGCGGTCCAGCCCGGGCCGTACACGGTCCGCGTCGAGCTGCCCGGCTTCGGAGCCTACGAGCTGACCGGCGCCCAGTTGTCGACCAACCAGCAGTACAACGTCGGCACGGTGGAGCTCTCGATCGCCGCCCTGGAAGAGACCGTCCAGGTCACCGCGCAGCGGATCGTCGAGACGATCAGCTCGGACCGCTCGGCGCTGATCACCGAGGAGACGATCGACGCGATAACGGTCCGCGGGCGCGACGTCACGTCGATGCTGCGGATCCTGCCGGGCGTCGGCTACCAGCCCGACCCGGACGCGATCGGCGAGATCGTCATCGGCTCGTGGCTGCCCAACGTCGGCGGCACGCGCCAGGGCTGGAGCACCGTCACCATCGACGGGATCCCCGGCAACGACATCGGCCTGCCGGAGGTCTCCAGCCACTCGATGAACCCGGACGCGGTCGGGGAAGTGAACGTGCAGCTCACCAACTTCACCGCCGACACCGGCCGCAACGGCGGCGCGCAGATCAACCTCGTCACCAAGGCGGGAACCAACGAGTTTTCCGGCACGGCCTACACCTACGGCCGCAGCGAGCAGTTCCGGAGCGAGGACTACTTCGACAAGCAGGCCGGCATCCCGAAGCCGGAGTACCGCTACTGGACGCTCGGCGCCAACGCCGGCGGCCCCATCGTGCAGGACAAGGTGTTCTTCTTCTACAGCTACGAGCAGTGGGGGGTCAGGACGCCGCAGAACCTCGCCCAGCTCACGGTGCCGAGCCTGGCGGAGCGGATGGGCGACTTCTCGCGCAGCTTCGATCAGTCGGGGAACCTGATCCCGGTAGTCGATCCGCTGACCGGCATGCCGTTCCCGGGCAACGTCGTCCCGGCGGACCGGATCAACCCGCACGGGCAGGCGCTGCTGAACTGGTATCCGGACCCGAACGTCGAGGGACAGTCGAACTACAACTACCAGTTCCAGGGCCAGCAGCGGGCCCCGCGGATCAACAACGTCACCCGGGTCGACGTCCGGCCGACCACGAGCGACTCGATCTACGCGCGCTTCTCGCACTGGCTGCAGCCGACCAGCTCCTGGCGCGGCGGCTGGGAGATGCTGGAGCGGACGTTCACCTACAACGACTTCGCCGTCGCCACCAACTACACGCGCGTCATCGGCGACAACATGGTGAACGAATTCAACTTCGGCTGGCGCCACTCGTCCGAGCACAACCCGTGGGCCAGCTCGTTCGACATCAACCGGAACCGGCGCATCGATTCCGACACCGCCTTCCCCGGCGACGACGGCCGCGACAACGGGGGCGACGGCTCCAACACGCGGGGCGTCGTGCCGTACACGCTCGCGCAGTGGTATCCGACCAACAATCTGTACGGGATCATTCCGGCGATGTCGTTCGGGGCGCCGATTCCGAACCCGGCGAACCCGAGCTGGGACTCGCGCTTCATCAACTACGGCAACGACGACCTGTTCAACTTCTACAACGGGCTGTCGTGGACCTCGGGACGCCACAACTTCAAGGTCGGCGCCTACGTCGAGCACCTGACCAACATCGAGGGGAAGGGCGCCAGCGCGCTCGCGGGGCGCTACGACTTCAACCGCGATCCGGCGAACCCGTTCGGCACCGGCCACCCGTACGCGAACGCCCTGATCGGCGCGTTCCGGTCGTACCAGGAGAACACCGCCCGGCTGGGCCAGCTCGCCAGCCAGTGGATCGGCAACGTCTTCGTGCAGGACAAGTGGCAGCCGGTCGACCGCCTGACGCTGGACATCGGCATGCGCTTCAGCAAGTACACGGTGTTCGAGCAGGCGAACCCCTCGGCCTCGTTCCTGCCGTCGCGCTTCGACCACATGAACGCCGCGCAACTCTACATGCCCACCATGGTCGACGGCGTCCGGATGGCGATGAATCCCAACGACCCGACCGACATCCGGCCCGAGGTGGTCATCGGCGCGCTCGTGCCCGGATCGCCCAGCGACAACGGCATGGTGCGCCACGACGATCCGCAGGTGCCGGCCCCGTTCCAGAACCTGCCGACAATCCTGCTCGAGCCGCGGATCGGCTTCGCCTACGACCTGTTCGGCAACGGCCGGACGGCGCTGCGGGCGAATTTCGGCGTCTTCCACAACACGCAGCAGGCGGGCGCGCTCAGTTGGCGGCAGGCGCTCAACCCGCCGCTCGTCGCGACGCCGCAGGTCTGGTACAACACGATGTACAACTGGGAGACGATCCGGCAGGGCGTGCTCGCCGGCACCGGCGGCATCGTCTATCCGACGGGCACGGTGTATGGCGTGGTGACCGATCATCGGGCGCCGACGCTCTACAGCTACACGGCCGGCGTGCAGACCGAGATCGGCTGGCAGACGGTGCTCGACATCGCCTACGTCGGGACGCGCGCCACCAACCTCCCGCAGCTCTGGGACGAGAACACCATCGAGCGCGGCGCCCGGTTCCTGCCCGAGAACCAGGACCCGACGACCGGCCTCCCGCTACCCGACAACTTCTTCCGCCCCTACCCCGGCTACGCCAGCATCATCATGACGGAGAACGCCGGGCGGTCGCAGTACAACGCGTTGCAGACGCAGGTCAACCGCCGCTTCACGGGCGGCCTGGAGTTCTCGGTCTCGTACACGCTGTCGCAGTCGAAGGACCACACGTCGGCGGACATCCTCTACGGCGCCCGCTCGCGCGTGCCGAAGTACGAGAACCGCGACACCTGGTCCTGGGGCCTGTCGGACTTCGACCGGACCCATCTGCTGACGATCAACTACACCTGGGACCTGCCCGATCCCGGCGGAGCGGCCGGCTTCCTGCTGGACGACTGGGTGCTCTCCGGCATCACGCAGATGGTGAGCGGCGCGCCGGCCATGGTCGCCTTCAGCACCACCGACAACCAGGACATCCTGGGCGGCGGCGACCTGATGCGCCGGTCCACGAACCCGGACGGACTGGCGAGCATCGACCTGGTGGTGCCGGCCAACATCGATCGGAGCTGCGACCTGTCGGCGGGCGGCGGCACGATCGACCGCTGGTTCAACACCGACTGCTTCAGCCGCCCCGGGCTGGGCGAAGTGGGCAACGTGCGCAAGGACGACCTGCGGCTGCCCGGCTTCTACGACACCGGCCTCCGCCTCGGCAAGCGGATGCCGATCGGCGACGGGCGGTTCTTCGAGCTCGGCTGGGAGATCTACAACGTGTTCAACCAGGTGCAGTTCCGCAACGTCGACCTCAACGCGCAGTTCGACGAGGCCGGCAACCAGGTGGACGAGCGGTTCGGGCAGGTGATCTCGGCCCGTCCGCCGCGCACGATGGTCTTCTCGGCCCGCTACCTCTGGTAG
- a CDS encoding acyl-CoA thioesterase has protein sequence MTSAFTHRIEVRFRDCDAMGHVNNAVYFTYFEQARAVMAETLGLRRELSQAGLGVILAHTSCDYKAQVVFGDQVEVGVRVVTLGRSSFTSEFEARRVRDDAVVAVGRSVQAVFDYDADRTTPIPDGLRAKLEALMTGPVAAS, from the coding sequence GTGACTTCGGCCTTCACCCATCGTATCGAGGTGCGCTTCCGCGACTGCGACGCGATGGGGCACGTCAACAACGCGGTCTACTTCACCTACTTCGAGCAGGCGCGCGCCGTGATGGCGGAGACGCTGGGCCTGCGCCGCGAGTTGTCCCAGGCCGGGCTGGGCGTCATCCTGGCCCATACGTCCTGCGACTACAAGGCGCAGGTGGTGTTCGGCGACCAGGTCGAGGTGGGCGTTCGCGTGGTGACGCTCGGCCGCAGCAGCTTCACGTCCGAGTTCGAGGCGCGCCGCGTGCGGGACGACGCGGTCGTGGCCGTCGGCAGGTCCGTGCAGGCTGTGTTCGACTACGATGCCGACCGGACCACTCCCATCCCGGACGGTCTCCGCGCAAAGCTCGAGGCGCTGATGACCGGCCCGGTTGCGGCCTCGTGA